TTGTTTGAgtaatataatatctattaataaattattatattttataactCGTCCTGAGTTTTTGTTTATTGACAATTTGTATAGTATATTCAAggattatataaaaaatagaaatgAGTACAATAAAGAAAGATTAAGTAAATctgattattattatgaacaGAGGGAGAAGTTATATAAGGAACATAGAAGGAAAATGAATAGGCAGAATATAAGAACAGATAGTAgtaacaacaacaatattaataatagtagtagtaataataataataataataataataatagtaacatatataataataattattattatagtAGTAGTATTAATAAAGTCAGCTttgatgatgatgaaaagATTGAAGTAGAAAGTTTTTTAGACCATAACGGTGTAGTAGGTAgtaataagaaaataaaaagagaAAAGATACGTGAATATTTTaagaaagaaaagaatttattaaagaaattaaattttatgaCAAAGTTTAATAAGAATACTATAAAGAAAAGTATGATAGTT
The sequence above is a segment of the Plasmodium reichenowi strain SY57 chromosome Unknown, whole genome shotgun sequence genome. Coding sequences within it:
- a CDS encoding hypothetical protein (conserved Plasmodium protein, unknown function) translates to CLSNIISINKLLYFITRPEFLFIDNLYSIFKDYIKNRNEYNKERLSKSDYYYEQREKLYKEHRRKMNRQNIRTDSSNNNNINNSSSNNNNNNNNNSNIYNNNYYYSSSINKVSFDDDEKIEVESFLDHNGVVGSNKKIKREKIREYFKKEKNLLKKLNFMTKFNKNTIKKSMIVMNNSDE